The Chloroflexota bacterium genome includes a region encoding these proteins:
- a CDS encoding ABC transporter ATP-binding protein, translating into MAVDKKPLLEVKNLKTWFYTPDGIVKAVNGVSFTLNEGEALGLVGESGCGKSVSAMTLMRLIPTPPGRIVEGEVIFDGKDLLKLNDEGIRRVRGNEIAMIFQDPMTSLNPVLTVGRQIGEALELHKGMSRDQSRKRTIELLEMVGIPAAKSRVDDYPHQFSGGMRQRVMIAMALSCDPKLLIADEPTTALDVTIQAQILDLIMQLRRDLGMAVIMITHDLGVVAGVADKINVMYSGYIVESGKAEELFAKPRHPYTLGLLRSIPRIDEPRKEKLIPIEGLPPDLIDAPVGCPFVPRCTYKVDRCVEQNPSLEPVEPGHTIACWVDVTGGKG; encoded by the coding sequence GTGGCAGTCGACAAGAAACCGTTGCTCGAGGTCAAGAACCTCAAGACGTGGTTTTACACGCCTGACGGCATCGTAAAGGCCGTCAACGGTGTCTCGTTCACCCTGAACGAGGGCGAGGCGCTCGGCCTCGTCGGCGAGTCCGGTTGTGGGAAGAGCGTCAGCGCCATGACGCTGATGCGGCTCATCCCGACGCCTCCTGGGCGGATCGTCGAAGGCGAAGTGATCTTCGACGGCAAGGATCTGCTCAAGCTGAACGACGAAGGGATCAGGCGCGTTCGCGGCAACGAGATCGCGATGATCTTCCAGGATCCGATGACCTCCCTCAACCCGGTGCTGACGGTCGGCCGGCAGATCGGCGAGGCCCTTGAGCTGCACAAGGGCATGAGCCGTGACCAGTCCCGCAAGCGGACCATCGAGCTGCTGGAGATGGTCGGCATCCCGGCCGCCAAGTCGCGCGTGGACGACTACCCGCACCAGTTCTCGGGTGGTATGCGTCAGCGCGTGATGATCGCGATGGCGCTCTCCTGCGACCCGAAGCTGCTGATCGCCGACGAGCCGACGACGGCACTCGACGTGACGATCCAGGCGCAGATCCTCGACCTGATCATGCAGCTGCGGCGTGACCTGGGCATGGCCGTCATCATGATCACGCACGACCTGGGTGTCGTTGCCGGTGTGGCCGACAAGATCAACGTCATGTACTCGGGCTACATCGTGGAGTCGGGCAAGGCTGAGGAGCTGTTTGCGAAGCCTCGGCATCCGTACACGCTGGGCCTGCTGCGCTCGATCCCGCGCATCGACGAGCCGCGCAAGGAGAAGCTGATCCCGATTGAGGGTCTGCCGCCAGACCTGATCGACGCGCCGGTCGGCTGCCCGTTCGTGCCGCGCTGCACGTACAAGGTAGACCGCTGCGTCGAGCAGAACCCGTCGCTCGAACCGGTCGAGCCGGGCCACACCATCGCATGCTGGGTTGATGTCACTGGAGGAAAGGGCTGA
- a CDS encoding dipeptide ABC transporter ATP-binding protein yields the protein MAIEPQAGAASSKSDARTLLSVKNLKMHFPITQGIILQRQVGAVKAVDDISFDIKDGETLGLVGESGCGKSTTGRAILQLYKPTAGTVEFNGRDLTKLSGGDMRKMRRELQMIFQDPYASLNPRMTVGSIIGEPLEIHNLAKGREKTERVQELLRTVGLNPYFANRYPHEFSGGQRQRIGIARALAVEPKFIVADEPISALDVSIQAQIINLMEELQEKLGLTYLFIAHDLAVVRHISDRVAVMYVGKMVELTDRNTIFDNPLHPYTRALLSSIPIPDPVLEKRRSRMILVGDVPSPVNPPSGCRFNPRCPYAEDNCRTDEPPLAEVRPGHFVACHYWDEVESGTKRITNATEIREGELPIVPSGMSRN from the coding sequence ATGGCGATCGAGCCACAGGCTGGCGCCGCCAGCTCGAAGAGTGACGCACGGACGCTGCTGAGCGTCAAGAACCTGAAGATGCACTTCCCGATCACGCAGGGAATCATCCTTCAGCGGCAGGTCGGCGCGGTTAAAGCCGTTGACGATATCTCGTTCGACATAAAAGACGGCGAGACGCTCGGCCTGGTGGGCGAGTCGGGCTGCGGCAAGTCCACGACGGGCCGTGCGATCCTCCAGCTCTACAAGCCGACGGCCGGCACGGTCGAGTTCAACGGCCGTGACCTGACGAAGCTCAGTGGCGGCGATATGCGGAAGATGCGCCGTGAGCTGCAGATGATCTTCCAGGATCCGTACGCCTCGCTGAACCCCCGTATGACGGTGGGCAGCATCATCGGCGAGCCGCTGGAGATCCACAATCTGGCGAAGGGGCGCGAGAAGACCGAGCGCGTGCAGGAGCTGCTGCGAACGGTCGGGCTCAACCCGTACTTCGCCAACCGCTACCCCCACGAGTTCAGCGGCGGTCAGCGGCAGCGCATCGGTATCGCGCGGGCGCTGGCGGTGGAGCCGAAGTTCATCGTCGCGGACGAGCCGATCTCGGCTCTCGACGTGTCGATTCAGGCGCAGATCATCAACCTGATGGAAGAGCTTCAGGAGAAGCTCGGCCTGACCTACCTGTTCATCGCCCACGACCTGGCCGTTGTGCGCCACATCTCGGACCGCGTGGCGGTGATGTACGTCGGCAAGATGGTCGAGCTGACAGACCGGAACACGATCTTCGACAACCCGCTGCACCCGTACACGCGGGCGCTGCTCTCGTCGATCCCGATTCCGGATCCGGTGCTGGAGAAGCGTCGTTCGCGCATGATCCTGGTCGGCGACGTGCCCAGCCCCGTGAACCCGCCGTCCGGCTGCCGGTTCAACCCGCGCTGCCCGTACGCCGAGGACAACTGCCGCACGGACGAGCCGCCGCTGGCCGAGGTTCGGCCGGGCCACTTCGTCGCCTGCCACTACTGGGACGAGGTCGAGTCTGGCACGAAGCGGATCACGAACGCCACCGAGATCCGCGAGGGCGAGCTGCCGATCGTGCCGTCGGGCATGTCGCGGAACTAG
- a CDS encoding aspartate-semialdehyde dehydrogenase, translated as MSGVKVGVIGATGMVGRQYLQILEASPLEIAELRLFASARSVGSRMTFQGESLPVEEFTVEACRGLDIALFTVSSELARQHAPRVAANGTLVIDDSSAFRMDPDVPLVVPEVNPEAAKTHKGIIAGPNCSTAQMVVALEPLHNAAGLKRVVVDTYQAASGAGKAAMDELWDHSRRFLNGERPAPENHPQSLVFNIFPHIDSFREDGYTKEEWKMLAETRKIMDLPNLRLSATCVRVPVAVGHSEALHIEFERPMSAAEAREILSTAPGIEVVDDPLNKQYPQPADAAGRDPVYVGRIRDDVSNPGGIALWCVADNVRKGAALNAVQIAELLYGVGSWIHATPAPATATTR; from the coding sequence ATGTCTGGTGTGAAGGTTGGGGTGATCGGCGCGACCGGTATGGTCGGCCGCCAGTACCTCCAGATCCTGGAGGCGTCGCCCCTGGAGATCGCCGAGCTGCGGCTGTTCGCCTCGGCGCGGTCGGTCGGCTCGCGGATGACGTTCCAGGGCGAATCGCTGCCAGTCGAAGAGTTCACCGTCGAGGCCTGTCGCGGCCTGGACATCGCGCTGTTCACGGTCAGCTCGGAGTTGGCGCGGCAGCACGCGCCGCGGGTCGCCGCGAACGGCACGCTAGTGATCGACGACAGCTCGGCGTTCCGGATGGATCCGGACGTGCCGCTGGTCGTCCCCGAGGTCAACCCCGAGGCCGCGAAGACCCACAAGGGCATCATCGCCGGGCCGAACTGCTCGACGGCCCAGATGGTCGTCGCGCTGGAGCCGCTGCACAACGCGGCTGGCTTGAAGCGCGTCGTGGTGGACACTTACCAGGCGGCCTCAGGCGCGGGGAAGGCGGCGATGGACGAGCTGTGGGACCACAGCCGCCGTTTCCTGAACGGCGAGCGGCCGGCCCCGGAGAACCATCCGCAGTCGCTGGTGTTCAACATCTTCCCGCACATCGACAGCTTCCGCGAGGACGGCTACACCAAGGAAGAGTGGAAGATGCTGGCCGAGACGCGGAAGATCATGGATCTGCCGAATCTGCGGCTCTCCGCCACCTGCGTGCGCGTACCAGTCGCCGTCGGGCACTCGGAGGCGCTGCACATCGAGTTCGAGCGGCCGATGTCCGCCGCCGAGGCCCGCGAGATCCTCAGCACGGCCCCAGGCATCGAGGTTGTGGACGATCCGCTCAACAAGCAGTACCCGCAGCCGGCTGACGCCGCCGGCCGCGACCCGGTCTACGTCGGGCGCATCCGCGACGACGTCTCGAACCCGGGCGGCATCGCGCTCTGGTGCGTGGCCGACAACGTCCGCAAAGGCGCAGCCCTGAATGCCGTCCAGATCGCCGAGCTGCTCTACGGCGTCGGCTCCTGGATTCACGCGACGCCGGCCCCGGCGACCGCGACGACTCGCTAG
- the dapA gene encoding 4-hydroxy-tetrahydrodipicolinate synthase, whose protein sequence is MTDFGRVLTAMVTPFNSRGEVDYRRAQELAEALISSGTDGLVISGTTGESPTLTGEEKLTLFREVRAAIGTRATIVAGTCNYNTRESIELSNEAREAGVDGILGTVPYYNKPPQHALYAHFEAIARNVDLPIILYNVPSRTVTNMSAETTIRLSQISNIIGLKDAGGNLDVTSKIVEESRPGFLVWSGDDSMTLPLMSVGGYGIISVASHLVGRQIQEMVGHFLAGRNGEAAAMHRKLLPFFNACFVTTNPIPLKYALRKVGFDVGSVRLPLVEPEAAQAAVVDAALERATIDLPVGALV, encoded by the coding sequence ATGACCGATTTCGGACGCGTCCTTACTGCCATGGTCACCCCGTTCAACTCGCGTGGCGAGGTCGATTACCGGCGCGCCCAGGAGCTGGCCGAGGCCCTCATCTCGTCGGGGACCGACGGGCTGGTGATCTCGGGCACGACCGGCGAGTCGCCGACCCTGACCGGCGAGGAGAAGCTGACGCTTTTCCGCGAGGTTCGCGCAGCCATCGGCACGCGGGCGACGATTGTCGCGGGCACCTGCAACTACAACACTCGCGAGAGCATCGAGTTGAGCAACGAGGCCCGCGAGGCCGGCGTTGACGGCATCCTGGGCACGGTGCCCTACTACAACAAGCCGCCCCAGCACGCCCTCTACGCCCACTTCGAGGCCATCGCCAGGAATGTGGACCTGCCGATCATCCTCTACAACGTGCCCTCGCGCACGGTCACCAACATGTCTGCCGAGACCACGATCCGCCTCAGCCAGATCTCGAACATCATCGGGCTGAAGGACGCGGGCGGCAACCTGGACGTCACCTCGAAGATCGTCGAGGAGAGCCGGCCCGGGTTCCTGGTCTGGAGCGGCGACGACAGCATGACCCTGCCGCTGATGTCGGTCGGCGGGTACGGCATCATCAGCGTGGCGTCGCACCTGGTCGGCAGGCAGATCCAGGAGATGGTCGGGCACTTCCTGGCCGGCCGGAACGGCGAGGCGGCGGCGATGCACCGCAAGCTGCTGCCGTTCTTCAACGCTTGCTTCGTGACCACCAACCCGATCCCGCTGAAGTACGCTCTGCGGAAGGTCGGCTTCGACGTCGGCTCGGTGCGGCTGCCGCTGGTCGAGCCGGAGGCGGCGCAGGCGGCCGTCGTCGATGCGGCGCTCGAACGGGCGACCATCGACCTGCCGGTGGGCGCGCTCGTGTAG